Proteins from a genomic interval of Mycobacterium conspicuum:
- a CDS encoding ABC transporter permease has protein sequence MSTATLQRPSRPARSAGSPFSGTLSILRLYLRRDRITLPLWVLLLSVPLATVYVGSVLKVYPNEAARAGFAASIMASPAQRALYGQVYNTSIGAVGVWKAGMFHLLIAVAVILTVIRHTRADEETGRTELIDSTAIGRYASLTAALMLCFGASIATGTIGAAGLLTTAIPATGSLAFGAALAGSGLVFTAVAAVAAQLSPSARVARGFAFAVLGTAFTLRAVGDAGSGTLSWLSPLGWSLQVRPYAGDRWWVLLLHLATTAVLTLVAYRLLAGRDVGAGLIAERAGPGTAGPGLRGIAGLTWRLDRGAVLVWSVGLCLYGVLMGSVAHGIGDELGDSTAARDIVARMGGTSALEQAFLAVAFAMLGMVAAAFAVSLTLRLHQEEAAQRAETTLAGAVARTRWLASHLVAALAGSTAAMLAAGATAGLVYGVAADDVAGKLAVVVGTAAVQLPAVWLLSAVTLALFGLTPRFTPVAWGVLVAFIAVYLIGSLAGFPQWVLDLEPFAHTPRVGGGDFTAVPLLWLLAVDAALIALGIIAFRRRDIRS, from the coding sequence ATGAGCACCGCGACGCTGCAGCGGCCGTCCCGCCCCGCGCGTTCCGCCGGGTCGCCCTTCTCCGGAACGCTGTCGATCCTGCGGCTCTACCTGCGGCGGGACCGAATCACGTTGCCGCTGTGGGTGCTTCTGCTCTCGGTGCCACTGGCCACCGTGTACGTCGGAAGCGTCCTGAAGGTCTACCCCAACGAGGCCGCGCGCGCCGGGTTCGCCGCCTCCATCATGGCAAGCCCGGCCCAGCGCGCGCTGTACGGCCAGGTCTACAACACCAGCATCGGTGCGGTCGGCGTTTGGAAAGCGGGGATGTTCCACCTGCTCATCGCGGTCGCGGTCATCCTCACCGTGATCCGCCACACCCGCGCCGACGAGGAAACGGGCCGCACCGAGCTGATCGACTCGACGGCGATCGGCCGCTACGCCAGTCTGACCGCGGCGCTGATGCTGTGCTTCGGGGCGTCGATCGCCACCGGCACGATCGGCGCGGCGGGATTGCTCACCACCGCTATCCCCGCCACCGGCTCGCTGGCCTTCGGTGCGGCGCTGGCGGGCTCCGGCCTGGTGTTCACCGCCGTGGCCGCCGTGGCCGCGCAACTGTCGCCGAGCGCCCGGGTCGCCCGCGGTTTCGCGTTCGCCGTCCTGGGGACCGCGTTCACGTTGCGCGCGGTCGGCGACGCCGGCTCCGGCACGCTTTCGTGGCTTTCCCCGCTGGGGTGGTCGCTGCAGGTCCGGCCGTACGCGGGTGATCGGTGGTGGGTGCTGCTTTTGCATTTGGCCACGACCGCGGTGCTGACGCTGGTCGCCTACCGCCTGCTCGCCGGGCGCGACGTGGGCGCCGGACTCATCGCCGAGCGCGCCGGGCCCGGGACGGCCGGGCCGGGACTGCGCGGCATCGCCGGGCTGACGTGGCGGCTGGACCGCGGCGCGGTGCTGGTGTGGTCCGTCGGGCTGTGCCTGTATGGCGTCCTGATGGGCAGTGTCGCGCACGGCATCGGCGACGAGCTGGGCGACAGCACCGCCGCGCGTGACATCGTGGCGCGGATGGGTGGCACCAGCGCGCTCGAGCAGGCCTTCCTCGCGGTGGCGTTCGCCATGCTGGGCATGGTGGCCGCCGCGTTCGCCGTCTCGCTCACGCTGCGCCTGCATCAAGAGGAGGCCGCCCAGCGAGCCGAGACCACGCTGGCCGGCGCTGTTGCCCGAACCCGTTGGCTGGCAAGCCATTTGGTCGCTGCCCTGGCCGGTTCGACGGCGGCGATGCTGGCCGCCGGCGCGACGGCCGGGCTTGTCTACGGCGTCGCGGCCGACGATGTGGCCGGCAAGCTGGCCGTCGTCGTCGGCACGGCGGCCGTGCAGCTGCCCGCCGTGTGGCTGCTGTCCGCGGTGACGCTGGCGTTGTTCGGCCTCACACCGCGGTTCACGCCGGTCGCGTGGGGGGTGCTGGTGGCGTTCATCGCCGTGTATCTGATCGGCTCGCTGGCCGGGTTCCCGCAGTGGGTGCTCGACCTGGAACCGTTCGCGCATACCCCGCGGGTCGGCGGTGGCGACTTCACCGCGGTGCCGTTGCTGTGGTTGCTGGCCGTCGACGCGGCGCTGATCGCGTTGGGAATCATAGCGTTTCGTCGTCGGGACATCCGATCATGA
- a CDS encoding methyltransferase family protein — MKTTIRLTASSIFGLAILGLLLFVPAGTLNYWQAWVFIGVFTAATIIPSIYLARTNPAALQRRMRGGPLAEGRLIQKVVIVFAFLDLFAMVVFSVVDYRMGWSSVPGWLCLVGDVLIAAGIGFAMLVIVQNSYAAATVRIEAGQSLASGGVYKFVRHPMYVGNVIMMVGIPLALGSYWGLLFVIPGVLVLVSRILDEEKMLSQELSGYREYTQRVRYRLLPYVW; from the coding sequence ATGAAAACCACGATCCGCCTCACCGCGTCATCGATTTTCGGCCTGGCCATACTGGGCTTGCTGCTGTTCGTCCCGGCCGGGACGCTGAACTATTGGCAGGCATGGGTTTTCATCGGCGTCTTCACGGCCGCGACGATCATCCCAAGCATCTACTTGGCCCGGACGAACCCCGCGGCGCTGCAGCGACGCATGCGCGGCGGTCCCCTTGCGGAGGGCAGGCTGATCCAAAAAGTCGTCATCGTCTTCGCGTTTCTGGATCTGTTCGCCATGGTGGTGTTCAGCGTGGTCGATTACCGGATGGGCTGGTCGTCGGTGCCCGGGTGGCTGTGCCTGGTGGGTGATGTGCTGATAGCGGCCGGAATCGGCTTCGCGATGCTGGTGATCGTCCAGAACAGCTACGCGGCCGCCACCGTGCGGATAGAAGCGGGCCAGTCACTGGCGTCCGGGGGTGTCTACAAGTTCGTCCGGCACCCCATGTACGTCGGAAACGTGATCATGATGGTCGGCATCCCGCTCGCGCTCGGCTCCTACTGGGGGCTGCTTTTCGTCATCCCCGGCGTGCTGGTGCTGGTCTCCCGCATCCTGGACGAAGAGAAAATGCTCAGCCAGGAATTGAGCGGGTACCGCGAATACACCCAGCGGGTGCGCTATCGGTTACTGCCGTATGTGTGGTAG
- the rfbF gene encoding glucose-1-phosphate cytidylyltransferase yields the protein MKAVLLAGGLGTRLREETVIRPKPMVEIGGRPILWHIMKIYSHHGINDFIVCCGYKGYVIKEYFANYFLHMSDVTFDMSTNTMQVHEHHAEPWRVTLVDTGDDTLTGGRLKRVAAHIRDDEAFCFTYGDGLSDVNIGASIDFHRRHERLATVTTVFPPGRYGAIERDGDRVTRFVEKPPGDGGLINGGFFVLSPAVLDYVEGDQTSFEGEPLAKLAADGQLMAFVHSGFWQPMDTLRDKNQLEHLWSSGDAPWKCWL from the coding sequence ATGAAGGCCGTGCTGTTGGCCGGCGGCCTCGGCACTCGCCTCCGCGAGGAGACGGTTATCCGCCCCAAACCGATGGTGGAAATTGGCGGTAGACCGATCCTGTGGCACATTATGAAGATCTATTCGCACCACGGAATCAATGATTTCATTGTCTGCTGCGGCTACAAAGGCTATGTAATCAAGGAATACTTCGCCAACTACTTCTTGCATATGTCGGACGTGACCTTTGACATGTCCACCAACACGATGCAAGTGCATGAGCACCACGCGGAACCGTGGCGAGTGACGCTGGTGGACACCGGCGACGACACCCTAACGGGCGGCCGCCTCAAGCGTGTGGCAGCGCACATCCGTGACGATGAAGCTTTCTGCTTCACCTACGGTGATGGCCTTAGCGACGTGAACATCGGCGCCAGCATTGATTTCCATCGTCGCCATGAACGCCTCGCCACCGTCACCACGGTATTTCCGCCAGGGCGGTACGGGGCCATCGAGCGCGACGGCGACCGGGTCACGCGCTTTGTCGAAAAGCCCCCCGGCGACGGCGGCCTCATCAACGGCGGATTTTTTGTCCTGTCCCCCGCCGTACTCGACTACGTCGAAGGCGACCAAACCTCGTTTGAAGGTGAGCCCTTGGCCAAGCTGGCCGCCGACGGCCAACTGATGGCCTTCGTCCATTCCGGTTTCTGGCAACCGATGGACACACTTCGGGACAAGAACCAGCTCGAACACTTATGGAGTAGCGGCGACGCCCCGTGGAAATGCTGGCTTTGA
- a CDS encoding dTDP-4-dehydrorhamnose 3,5-epimerase family protein has translation MKILDAPLADLKIVQSFPHRDDRGAFMRLFCAQELQPVLGHRQIVQINQSRTTSVGAVRGMHFQFPPHAEMKMVRCVRGRVWDVAVDLRAGSPTFLRWHAVELAPDDAQMLVIPEGFAHGFQALEPDSELLYLHTAFYHPPSEGGLRYDDPRLAITWPLPPQDLSSRDLAHPLVGPEFCGIEL, from the coding sequence GTGAAGATTCTCGACGCGCCGCTGGCCGATCTGAAGATCGTGCAGTCCTTCCCCCATCGCGATGACCGCGGCGCATTCATGCGCCTCTTCTGCGCCCAGGAACTTCAGCCCGTTTTAGGTCACCGCCAGATCGTGCAAATCAATCAATCCAGGACCACCAGCGTCGGGGCGGTGCGCGGTATGCATTTCCAGTTTCCGCCGCATGCGGAGATGAAGATGGTCCGCTGCGTTCGCGGCCGGGTCTGGGACGTTGCGGTGGACCTGCGGGCCGGCTCACCGACGTTCTTGCGGTGGCACGCCGTGGAACTTGCACCAGACGACGCGCAAATGCTGGTCATCCCAGAAGGATTCGCGCACGGCTTTCAAGCGTTGGAGCCTGACAGCGAATTGCTTTATCTGCACACGGCGTTCTACCACCCACCTTCCGAGGGCGGACTACGTTACGACGATCCGCGGCTCGCCATCACCTGGCCGTTACCGCCGCAGGACCTTTCATCTCGTGACCTTGCCCACCCGCTAGTGGGTCCTGAATTCTGCGGGATCGAATTATGA
- a CDS encoding class I SAM-dependent methyltransferase — MKCRHCGAPLEHRFIDLGFAPPSNAYLQAEQLSDPELHYPLRVNVCHHCWLVQTEDYARADELFDVDYAYFSSTSTTWLDHAARYARMVTERLQLGPASFVIEVASNDGYLLKNFVAAGIPCLGVEPTASTAAAAEAGGIPVRREFFGEALGRELAAEERSADLVVGNNVYAHVPDINDFTRGLAAVLKPEGTVTLEFPHLMPLIEQTQFDTIYHEHFSYLSLTALRQIFSAAGLRVWDVEELSTHGGSLRVYGCLAEAAIPTTDRVGSLLAREETFGLARLETYTAFQARADRVKDNFVAFLIEEKHLGRRVAAYGAAAKGNTLLNYAGVKPDLLPYVCDAAGSKQGKFLPGSHIPIYSPEALRENPPDDVVVLPWNIAREVQTQLADVLPGDTRLVTAVPELRYL, encoded by the coding sequence ATGAAGTGCCGGCACTGCGGTGCGCCGCTCGAGCATCGCTTCATTGACCTCGGCTTTGCACCCCCGTCCAACGCGTACCTGCAGGCCGAGCAGCTGTCTGACCCGGAACTGCACTACCCGCTGCGCGTGAACGTGTGCCACCACTGCTGGTTGGTCCAGACCGAGGATTACGCCCGCGCCGACGAACTTTTCGACGTTGACTACGCGTATTTCTCCAGCACCTCCACCACGTGGCTCGACCACGCGGCGCGCTACGCGCGGATGGTCACCGAACGCCTGCAACTTGGGCCCGCCAGCTTCGTTATCGAGGTGGCCTCCAACGACGGCTACCTGCTGAAAAACTTTGTGGCAGCGGGCATTCCGTGCTTGGGTGTTGAGCCGACGGCGAGCACGGCCGCGGCTGCCGAGGCCGGGGGCATCCCGGTTAGGCGAGAATTCTTTGGCGAAGCCCTGGGGCGTGAACTCGCAGCTGAGGAACGGAGTGCGGATCTTGTTGTGGGCAACAATGTGTACGCCCATGTGCCCGACATCAACGACTTCACCCGGGGACTGGCCGCCGTGCTGAAGCCCGAAGGTACCGTCACCCTGGAATTTCCCCACCTGATGCCGTTAATCGAACAGACCCAGTTCGACACCATCTATCACGAGCATTTCTCTTACCTGTCGCTTACCGCGCTGAGGCAAATCTTCTCCGCGGCCGGCTTGCGCGTCTGGGACGTGGAGGAACTGTCGACCCACGGCGGCAGCCTGCGCGTGTATGGCTGCCTTGCCGAGGCGGCGATTCCCACCACGGACCGCGTCGGATCGTTGCTGGCCCGTGAGGAGACGTTCGGATTGGCCCGGCTCGAGACCTACACGGCGTTCCAGGCGCGCGCCGACCGCGTGAAAGATAACTTCGTGGCCTTCCTCATCGAGGAAAAGCACCTTGGCCGCCGCGTGGCAGCCTACGGGGCTGCGGCAAAGGGCAACACATTGCTCAATTACGCAGGCGTCAAACCGGACTTACTCCCGTACGTGTGCGATGCCGCGGGGTCCAAACAGGGCAAATTCCTGCCGGGAAGCCATATTCCGATCTATTCGCCTGAGGCATTGCGGGAGAACCCGCCCGACGACGTGGTCGTGTTGCCCTGGAACATCGCCCGCGAAGTGCAGACCCAGCTGGCCGATGTTCTGCCGGGCGACACGCGTCTGGTGACGGCGGTTCCCGAATTGCGCTACCTGTGA
- the rfbG gene encoding CDP-glucose 4,6-dehydratase, with product MHYLITGHTGFKGSWLTLLLVSRGHRVSGLALDPLDGALFNRAAIADQLVNDFRVDVRDADATAAAVSAAAPDVVVHMAAQPLVRESYRRPRDTYEINAIGTLNVLEAVAATASVRAHVVVTSDKVYRNINQEAGYVETDPLGGDDPYSASKAMADLLAQSWIRSFPGVPTAIARAGNVIGGGDVSRDRLLPDLTAAFAFGQTPRLRFPSAVRPWQHVLDCLNGYLTLADALLAGSGQGEWNFGPGRDSFVEVGEVATLAAELWGGGSHWELDRGEHPHEANLLALDPAKAERELGWRNRLGFHDALSWTVSWARRVHDGADPLTVTREQIDAFAHVLDPDGAGLHR from the coding sequence GTGCACTACTTAATCACCGGGCACACCGGCTTCAAAGGCTCCTGGCTCACGCTGCTGCTGGTCAGCCGCGGACACCGGGTGTCCGGGCTAGCGCTCGACCCGCTCGACGGGGCGTTGTTCAACCGGGCGGCGATTGCGGACCAACTTGTCAACGATTTTCGGGTTGACGTTCGCGATGCCGACGCCACCGCGGCGGCGGTGTCGGCGGCGGCTCCGGATGTTGTCGTGCACATGGCCGCACAGCCGTTGGTTCGCGAGTCGTATCGCCGGCCGCGAGATACCTACGAGATCAATGCCATCGGGACCCTCAACGTGCTGGAGGCCGTCGCGGCCACCGCTTCAGTGCGTGCGCACGTCGTGGTGACCTCCGACAAGGTCTATCGGAACATCAACCAGGAGGCCGGTTATGTTGAAACCGACCCTCTCGGTGGCGACGATCCCTACAGCGCGTCCAAGGCGATGGCCGATCTGCTGGCCCAGTCCTGGATTCGCAGCTTCCCCGGCGTCCCCACTGCGATTGCCCGCGCCGGCAACGTCATTGGCGGCGGCGACGTCAGTCGTGACCGACTGCTGCCGGACCTGACGGCCGCCTTTGCCTTCGGCCAGACGCCCCGGCTCCGGTTCCCGAGCGCAGTGCGGCCATGGCAGCATGTGCTCGACTGCCTCAACGGCTATCTGACCCTTGCCGACGCCCTCCTGGCTGGCTCCGGCCAAGGCGAATGGAACTTCGGGCCGGGCCGCGACAGCTTCGTCGAAGTCGGCGAGGTCGCGACGCTGGCGGCCGAGCTCTGGGGCGGCGGCTCGCACTGGGAACTTGACCGGGGGGAGCATCCCCACGAGGCGAACCTACTGGCCCTCGACCCGGCCAAGGCCGAGCGCGAGCTGGGCTGGCGCAATCGGCTCGGCTTTCACGACGCCCTGTCATGGACCGTCAGCTGGGCCCGGCGCGTGCACGACGGCGCCGACCCGCTGACGGTGACCCGGGAGCAAATCGACGCGTTCGCACACGTCCTCGATCCAGACGGGGCGGGGCTTCACAGGTAG
- a CDS encoding NAD-dependent epimerase/dehydratase family protein produces the protein MDAALGPEPEMTVTLTGATGFVGRQILRALLERGCSVRVLVRDPARLPDGREPGALEVVQTPDLFAEAPARLEELVRDSQTLVHAAWYAEPGEYLTSPANLACLTGTLDLARAFAVVGGTRFVGVGTCAEYDSSQGLMTTETPLAPNTLYAACKASAFQVLKYFLGTQAVSFAWCRLFYLYGEGENERRLVPYIRRQLEAGQEVLLTRGNQVRDFSDVKDAARMVADVALGQRQGAVNICSGEGVTVRQLAERVADEYGRRDLLRFGAAPENLFDPPRVVGVREDAI, from the coding sequence GTGGACGCGGCTCTGGGTCCCGAGCCTGAAATGACGGTTACCTTGACGGGAGCGACCGGATTCGTCGGACGGCAGATTCTGCGCGCCCTGCTGGAGCGGGGCTGCTCGGTGCGGGTGCTCGTTCGAGATCCCGCGCGCCTGCCTGATGGCCGGGAGCCTGGCGCATTAGAGGTTGTGCAGACACCTGACTTGTTCGCGGAGGCGCCGGCCCGATTAGAAGAGCTGGTTAGGGATTCGCAAACCTTGGTGCACGCAGCGTGGTACGCCGAGCCGGGTGAATACCTCACCTCACCGGCGAACCTCGCGTGCCTTACCGGAACGCTTGATCTGGCGCGCGCGTTTGCGGTCGTCGGCGGGACGCGATTCGTCGGTGTCGGAACCTGCGCCGAGTACGACTCCTCCCAAGGCCTGATGACTACCGAGACTCCGCTCGCGCCGAACACGTTGTACGCCGCGTGCAAAGCATCGGCCTTCCAGGTGCTGAAATACTTTCTGGGTACGCAAGCCGTGAGCTTTGCCTGGTGCCGGCTCTTCTACCTGTATGGGGAGGGGGAAAACGAGCGGCGCCTGGTGCCCTACATTCGCAGGCAACTAGAGGCGGGGCAAGAAGTGCTCCTCACTCGCGGCAATCAGGTACGTGATTTCTCCGACGTGAAAGACGCCGCTCGGATGGTCGCCGACGTCGCACTGGGCCAGCGGCAAGGCGCGGTGAATATCTGCTCAGGCGAAGGGGTGACCGTTCGGCAACTCGCCGAACGCGTTGCCGACGAATACGGGCGGCGTGACTTGCTGCGTTTCGGGGCAGCGCCAGAGAACCTTTTCGACCCTCCGCGGGTCGTCGGCGTGCGGGAGGACGCAATATGA
- a CDS encoding class I SAM-dependent methyltransferase, producing the protein MTGATTLYEQSAFPIFQNRMYDSADEARSCPRGDIRLVQDDISGLVYNADFQPELMNYDAAYQNEQAHSPMFKSHLEQVATIVERYLGTEALVEVGCGKAYFLELLQSRGCSIAGFDPTYEGENLAVQRRYFGDGVTVSGRGLILRHVLEHVQNPVGFLDGLRDANGGGLIYIEVPCFDWILRARAWFDIFYEHVNYFRLGDFSTMFGHVVDGGHLFGGQYLYVVADLATLRPPMSSPAARVDFPEDFLATVSVAPSDRAERARAVWGAASKGVIYSLLRERCGNPVDVLIDINPAKCGKFVPATGLRVMSPEDGMATLPPGSEICVMNSNYLEEIRKMTGDRFNLTGVEHD; encoded by the coding sequence ATGACTGGTGCGACAACGCTCTATGAGCAGTCGGCGTTTCCGATCTTCCAGAACCGGATGTACGACTCGGCCGACGAGGCACGCTCGTGCCCACGCGGCGACATTCGGTTGGTGCAGGACGATATCAGCGGTCTCGTCTACAACGCGGACTTTCAACCGGAGCTGATGAACTACGACGCCGCGTATCAAAACGAGCAGGCGCATAGCCCGATGTTCAAGAGCCACCTGGAACAGGTCGCCACCATCGTCGAGCGCTATTTGGGAACTGAGGCGTTGGTCGAAGTCGGTTGCGGCAAAGCGTATTTCCTCGAGTTGCTGCAGTCGCGCGGCTGCTCCATCGCTGGCTTCGATCCAACCTACGAGGGCGAAAATCTCGCCGTGCAGCGTCGTTACTTCGGGGATGGTGTGACAGTGTCGGGCAGAGGACTCATCCTGCGTCACGTACTGGAACATGTGCAGAACCCCGTCGGCTTTCTCGACGGCTTGCGCGACGCGAACGGCGGCGGACTCATCTATATCGAAGTGCCGTGCTTTGACTGGATCCTGCGCGCGAGAGCCTGGTTCGACATCTTCTACGAGCACGTCAATTACTTTAGGCTCGGCGACTTTTCAACGATGTTCGGCCACGTCGTCGACGGCGGACACCTGTTTGGGGGCCAATACCTCTATGTCGTTGCCGATCTCGCTACCTTGCGGCCACCCATGTCCAGTCCGGCGGCCCGTGTCGACTTCCCGGAGGATTTTCTGGCGACGGTATCCGTCGCTCCTTCCGACCGGGCGGAAAGAGCGAGAGCCGTATGGGGTGCGGCGTCGAAAGGCGTCATCTACTCGCTGTTGCGGGAACGCTGCGGCAACCCGGTGGATGTCCTGATCGACATCAACCCGGCCAAATGCGGCAAGTTTGTGCCGGCCACCGGTCTGCGCGTCATGTCCCCGGAAGACGGGATGGCCACTCTCCCACCAGGTTCCGAGATCTGCGTGATGAATTCCAATTACCTGGAGGAAATTCGCAAGATGACAGGAGACCGTTTCAACCTGACGGGAGTGGAGCATGACTGA
- a CDS encoding cephalosporin hydroxylase family protein, translating into MTDFEVETISRIDAMSHNKRLHADAGEFMRTSLLAQYSYNFAWMSRPIIQYPQDIVAMQELIWRVRPDLIIETGIAHGGSLIFSASMLALLDMADAIESGRTLDPAKSNRKVLGIDIDIREHNRAAIEAHPMASRIQMIQGSSIAPETVAQVREVTAGYQRVLVCLDSNHTHAHVLAELQAYAPLTSLGSYCVVFDTIVEDVPADLSLNRPWGPGDNPKTAVREYLKAHTEFEVDKGIQHKLAITVAPDGYLKRVG; encoded by the coding sequence ATGACTGATTTCGAAGTGGAAACGATAAGCCGGATTGATGCGATGTCACACAACAAGCGTCTCCACGCCGATGCCGGCGAATTCATGCGCACGTCACTGCTAGCCCAGTACTCGTACAACTTCGCCTGGATGTCGCGGCCGATCATTCAGTACCCACAAGACATCGTTGCGATGCAGGAGCTGATCTGGCGCGTCCGTCCTGACCTGATCATCGAGACAGGCATCGCTCACGGCGGATCGCTTATCTTCAGCGCATCCATGCTGGCGCTGCTGGACATGGCTGATGCCATCGAATCCGGTCGCACACTTGACCCGGCCAAGTCCAACCGAAAAGTGCTGGGCATCGACATCGATATCCGCGAGCACAATCGTGCGGCCATCGAGGCACATCCCATGGCCAGCCGCATCCAGATGATCCAAGGCTCCAGCATCGCGCCTGAAACCGTTGCGCAGGTGCGTGAGGTCACTGCCGGCTACCAGCGCGTGCTGGTGTGTCTGGACAGCAACCACACCCACGCCCATGTACTCGCCGAGTTGCAGGCCTACGCGCCGCTGACCTCGCTAGGCAGCTACTGCGTGGTTTTCGACACCATCGTCGAAGACGTGCCCGCCGATCTGTCTCTCAACCGCCCATGGGGCCCGGGCGACAACCCGAAGACCGCAGTGCGCGAATACCTCAAGGCGCACACCGAGTTTGAGGTTGACAAGGGCATCCAGCACAAGCTGGCGATCACCGTAGCCCCAGACGGCTATCTGAAACGGGTGGGCTGA
- a CDS encoding 2OG-Fe(II) oxygenase → MRCSASPQSSAVPLIVLVCNSRRSTFAAPHASGWGPHGNRHPANPLNLCAKTLGWCSFQRVEFCATSQATDLSRFVRTYPGAIDDALAADLIALPGAQKMDTEHRRCSLTPIVGDVLERFRSVVRECFADYRGISTTLYFCTRLEAPNVLRYEPSSPDRPEWFHEHADAFNCPSATRQVSVVAYLNDVAVGGETVFTAFDYAQRCEKGTLLFFPSNYLFHHLARPPESGPKIVVVTWIHFGNDGKPTYLTVPLGMKRDRDFLLAEVERNPTDAKTVFDLAHSYFDSDDFANARKWYARRAELGGSAEEVYYSLYRLAQAMANLGEPWPDTQDAFLQAWAFRPTRAEPLYQIAVHYRTEQQYQLGYLFAERAAQLPLPDDDIHYDRDIYTWRAIDEQAVCAAWIGKHAEAFALCRRLLASPEVPEERRRAIALNRDFSAPTMIEAAAEYPDALSGSLIAGSREAEVTVSLVAGPDRAAAELTLNSFLHCCTDLSRVGRFLVVDAGLSAQDRATLQQRYGFLEFVDPGADDEAAARLGRLRNQIGGRFWLHLGQGWRFFAPENYITRLCAVLEAEPRVFQVGINYGDAVKITHACAAEQQVRRAPDAGRYVLADEMASGPAMFDAARLDQAHNVDSTESDRLQTASLDEVLCVIAT, encoded by the coding sequence ATGAGGTGCTCTGCATCGCCGCAGTCTAGTGCGGTCCCCCTTATTGTGTTGGTGTGCAATAGCCGACGGTCGACGTTTGCCGCGCCACACGCGTCGGGCTGGGGACCCCACGGCAACCGACACCCGGCCAACCCTCTGAACCTATGCGCGAAGACGCTGGGCTGGTGTAGTTTCCAGCGAGTGGAGTTTTGCGCAACGTCTCAGGCCACGGACCTTTCGCGGTTCGTGCGGACCTACCCAGGCGCCATTGATGACGCGCTCGCCGCGGACTTGATCGCGCTACCGGGTGCCCAAAAAATGGACACGGAACATCGCCGCTGTTCCCTTACGCCCATCGTTGGTGACGTCTTGGAACGCTTCCGCAGTGTCGTGCGTGAATGCTTCGCGGACTACCGGGGGATCTCGACAACGCTCTACTTCTGCACACGGCTCGAGGCGCCGAATGTCCTGCGATACGAACCGTCGAGCCCCGATCGACCAGAGTGGTTCCACGAGCATGCCGATGCCTTCAATTGCCCATCCGCGACGCGACAAGTAAGCGTGGTCGCCTATTTGAACGACGTTGCAGTCGGCGGCGAAACGGTGTTTACGGCCTTTGATTACGCACAGCGTTGCGAGAAGGGAACCCTCCTATTCTTCCCGTCGAATTATCTCTTTCATCATCTCGCTCGACCGCCGGAATCTGGTCCGAAGATCGTGGTGGTGACGTGGATCCACTTCGGAAATGACGGCAAGCCCACGTACCTGACGGTGCCGCTGGGCATGAAGCGCGATCGCGATTTTTTGCTGGCCGAGGTCGAACGCAATCCCACGGACGCCAAGACGGTGTTCGACCTGGCCCACAGCTACTTTGACTCGGACGACTTCGCCAACGCACGCAAGTGGTATGCGCGGCGGGCCGAGCTGGGAGGTTCGGCCGAGGAGGTGTACTACTCGCTGTACCGGCTCGCGCAGGCGATGGCGAATCTGGGGGAGCCGTGGCCGGACACTCAAGACGCCTTCCTGCAGGCGTGGGCGTTTCGACCGACCCGCGCCGAGCCGCTTTATCAGATTGCTGTCCACTACCGGACCGAGCAGCAGTACCAGCTCGGCTACCTGTTCGCCGAGCGCGCGGCCCAACTCCCGCTCCCCGACGACGACATCCACTATGACCGCGACATCTACACCTGGCGCGCCATCGATGAGCAGGCGGTGTGTGCCGCGTGGATCGGCAAGCATGCCGAGGCGTTCGCGCTGTGTCGGCGGCTGCTGGCCAGCCCCGAGGTCCCCGAGGAGCGCCGGCGCGCGATTGCACTCAATCGCGACTTCTCGGCGCCGACGATGATCGAGGCGGCGGCTGAGTATCCAGATGCGTTGTCGGGCAGCCTGATTGCGGGCTCACGCGAAGCCGAGGTGACCGTCAGCCTGGTCGCCGGCCCGGACCGAGCCGCCGCTGAACTGACCCTGAATTCGTTTCTACACTGCTGCACCGATCTGTCACGGGTCGGGCGCTTCCTGGTGGTCGACGCCGGCCTGTCCGCGCAGGATCGCGCCACCCTGCAGCAGCGTTACGGGTTTCTCGAATTCGTCGATCCCGGTGCTGATGACGAAGCGGCTGCCCGGCTCGGGAGGCTCCGCAACCAGATCGGTGGACGGTTTTGGCTGCATCTGGGCCAGGGCTGGCGGTTTTTCGCCCCCGAAAACTACATCACCCGACTGTGCGCCGTGCTCGAGGCCGAACCGCGGGTGTTTCAGGTCGGCATCAATTACGGCGACGCGGTCAAGATCACCCACGCCTGCGCCGCCGAGCAGCAGGTGCGCCGCGCGCCCGACGCGGGCCGCTACGTCCTTGCCGACGAGATGGCCAGCGGCCCAGCAATGTTCGACGCCGCACGACTAGATCAAGCGCACAATGTCGATAGCACCGAATCGGATCGCCTACAGACCGCCAGCCTCGACGAAGTGCTCTGCGTTATCGCAACCTGA